Proteins encoded within one genomic window of Mesobacillus subterraneus:
- a CDS encoding AAA family ATPase encodes MNSNPKFVSKILPYFAAFMVITTLAATFVVQSTDDKVSVPFSSLVKSIENLNGGEATLIEKMDGTLVLETPDSTFVSQVPPGSQMVEKLVEKYNINYEYMNNSKYGAWILGGVLLLLMGTAFVIQKKTGGIGAGNRMKNSLSKPNPLPTITLADVGGLQEEMKEEIIQTLSILKNPDKSSKMGIKPPKGILLYGPPGTGKTLLAQAIARELNANFFSASGSAFNEMFIGVGASRVRSLFQSARKQGPAVIFIDEVDALAGKRKPHGGEEGEKTLTELLVQLDGGHSNDGILFIAATNRKDMLDDAFLRPGRIDFSFNVPLPDTKGRREIIDIHIKGKNLSDNVVASLDDLAESTSGFSGAELHSLFETASRRALRNGQDFISKSDIDYALDRTILGSTSRTLQDTNTKRRVAIHEAGHALVSAVTKPGSVRKATIIPRGQALGYVAPIPKELHLSTHSDLIDRIAMILAGGVAERMILGEHSIGVSGDVQQAKQIIEQMVDTGLLQEGFSLTFSKGLKETKMQELFDDALEKSEIIINAHQTQFERLVDELLKKETLEGSEVDSIVQDKTGFLEDQYIMA; translated from the coding sequence ATGAATTCAAATCCGAAGTTTGTTTCTAAGATCCTTCCGTATTTTGCGGCGTTTATGGTTATAACCACGTTAGCAGCGACATTTGTTGTTCAAAGTACCGATGATAAGGTATCCGTCCCATTTTCTTCACTTGTCAAGTCTATTGAGAACTTAAATGGTGGCGAAGCAACACTTATCGAAAAAATGGATGGAACTCTTGTACTCGAGACACCAGATTCAACATTTGTTTCCCAAGTTCCTCCTGGCAGCCAGATGGTTGAGAAATTAGTAGAGAAATATAATATAAACTATGAATATATGAACAATAGTAAGTATGGCGCATGGATTCTAGGCGGAGTGTTGTTGCTATTGATGGGTACTGCGTTCGTGATCCAGAAGAAAACAGGTGGTATTGGCGCAGGCAATCGAATGAAAAACAGTTTATCAAAGCCTAATCCCCTGCCTACCATTACCTTAGCAGATGTAGGTGGATTGCAAGAAGAAATGAAAGAGGAAATCATCCAGACTCTTTCAATCTTGAAAAATCCAGATAAATCATCAAAGATGGGCATTAAGCCTCCAAAGGGGATTCTGTTATACGGACCTCCAGGCACTGGTAAAACATTACTTGCTCAAGCTATTGCCCGTGAATTGAATGCCAATTTCTTCTCAGCGAGCGGATCTGCATTTAATGAAATGTTCATCGGTGTAGGTGCATCTCGTGTCCGAAGCCTATTTCAAAGTGCCCGTAAGCAAGGTCCGGCTGTGATTTTCATCGATGAAGTCGATGCTCTTGCAGGCAAGCGGAAGCCTCATGGCGGTGAAGAGGGTGAAAAGACACTAACAGAGCTTCTTGTTCAGCTTGACGGTGGACATTCCAACGATGGCATTCTATTCATTGCTGCAACAAACAGAAAAGACATGCTTGATGATGCTTTCCTGCGCCCTGGCCGTATCGATTTCTCATTTAACGTCCCTCTTCCTGATACGAAAGGTAGAAGAGAAATCATCGATATCCATATTAAAGGTAAAAACCTTTCTGACAATGTTGTCGCATCATTAGATGACCTGGCAGAAAGTACTTCTGGATTCTCAGGCGCAGAGCTGCATTCATTGTTTGAAACTGCAAGTAGACGGGCGTTAAGGAATGGGCAGGATTTCATTTCGAAGAGTGATATCGATTATGCTCTAGACCGAACAATACTCGGAAGCACGTCCCGCACGCTTCAGGATACCAACACAAAGCGCAGGGTAGCAATCCATGAGGCAGGACATGCTCTTGTATCAGCAGTCACTAAACCTGGTTCAGTCCGTAAAGCAACGATTATTCCTCGGGGACAGGCACTAGGTTATGTGGCTCCAATTCCAAAAGAGCTTCACTTGTCCACTCACAGCGATTTGATTGACCGGATTGCCATGATTCTTGCTGGTGGTGTCGCTGAGAGGATGATTCTAGGTGAGCACAGTATCGGGGTAAGCGGTGATGTCCAACAAGCTAAACAAATCATTGAACAAATGGTTGACACCGGTTTGCTTCAGGAAGGTTTCTCACTTACTTTTAGCAAAGGGTTAAAGGAAACAAAAATGCAAGAGCTTTTCGATGACGCTCTAGAAAAGTCCGAAATAATCATAAATGCCCACCAGACTCAATTCGAACGACTAGTAGATGAATTGCTAAAGAAAGAAACACTTGAAGGTTCCGAAGTAGATTCAATTGTACAGGATAAGACAGGTTTTCTTGAAGACCAATATATAATGGCATAA
- a CDS encoding MFS transporter: MKGWKNPMLLVLGIGISNIGNWVYFVAINILVLKLTGSAAAIAGLFIISPLAILLTNTWAGSVIDRVNKRRLMILIDILRGIFIVIIPVFNSLVPIYLIMFLTNVAGAFFDPTSETYITKLVPPEKRKRFNSIFSFATSGAMLVGPSVSGLLIMYGSISTSIYINAITFFLCAIAISFLPDVDERGTNEQSRDRITMKMITADWHAVINFGKTAAGFMVVFLIFQFITLISFALDSQEVTFIKQVVGLSEKSYGLLVSLTGAGYVVGSFAVTALANRLSIKMLLGLGSFLSVTGYLMFYLASPDTVPLAVIGFIIIGFFSPFSFTGYTTFFQNNVPVDLMGRFSSAFAFFQAVVQIVLTLLLGYLAEVVNLQTVTIAFAALGMLLAIGLTSIIFLQSKKDLFILKAENNLTEEG; the protein is encoded by the coding sequence TTGAAGGGCTGGAAGAATCCCATGCTATTGGTTCTGGGAATTGGGATTTCAAACATTGGTAATTGGGTTTATTTTGTGGCTATAAATATATTAGTATTAAAATTGACGGGTTCTGCTGCTGCAATTGCAGGATTATTTATTATCAGTCCTCTGGCGATCCTCTTAACAAATACATGGGCTGGCAGTGTAATTGATCGGGTCAATAAGAGAAGGTTAATGATTCTCATTGATATTCTAAGGGGTATCTTTATTGTTATCATTCCAGTATTCAATTCACTAGTTCCGATTTATCTAATAATGTTCTTAACTAATGTAGCTGGGGCATTTTTTGACCCAACTTCAGAGACGTACATAACGAAGCTTGTTCCTCCTGAAAAGAGGAAACGCTTCAATTCAATTTTTTCGTTTGCAACATCCGGGGCTATGCTGGTTGGACCGAGTGTGTCTGGACTGCTGATTATGTATGGAAGCATAAGTACAAGTATCTATATTAATGCAATTACTTTTTTCCTATGTGCGATAGCAATTTCTTTCTTGCCAGATGTTGATGAACGAGGAACTAATGAACAATCCAGAGATCGAATTACGATGAAAATGATTACAGCGGATTGGCATGCAGTAATCAATTTTGGGAAAACAGCAGCAGGTTTTATGGTTGTTTTCCTGATTTTCCAGTTCATAACATTAATCTCCTTTGCACTTGATTCTCAGGAGGTAACCTTCATAAAGCAGGTTGTCGGCTTATCGGAAAAGAGTTACGGATTGTTGGTAAGTCTTACTGGAGCGGGGTATGTTGTAGGTTCATTTGCAGTGACAGCTCTGGCAAATCGTCTTTCAATAAAAATGCTCTTGGGATTGGGGTCGTTTTTGTCTGTCACAGGATACTTAATGTTTTATCTTGCTTCTCCAGACACGGTACCTCTAGCTGTAATTGGTTTTATAATCATTGGTTTCTTCTCTCCATTCTCGTTTACTGGCTACACAACATTTTTCCAAAACAATGTACCGGTGGACTTGATGGGCAGATTCAGCAGTGCGTTTGCCTTCTTTCAGGCAGTGGTCCAAATCGTCTTAACATTGCTGTTAGGTTATTTAGCTGAAGTAGTGAACCTTCAAACAGTCACAATCGCATTCGCCGCACTGGGTATGCTTCTGGCTATTGGCCTGACTTCAATCATATTCCTGCAGTCCAAGAAGGATCTGTTCATCCTTAAGGCAGAGAACAATTTAACAGAAGAGGGATAG
- a CDS encoding CBO0543 family protein — translation MFHAVLIASGVALATARGKWKKWKEFLSTFYYWALFSCFYEYISYIGNKHLWEFDNNFISLFVTETLYTFIFYPSMIVLFLGSFPEERTKRFWYYLKWISLSVIIEAIGLKIGAIKFANGWSMGWEVFFYSTMYPMLRLHYRNPLIALILSVFFVFFYLMIFDYRLF, via the coding sequence TTGTTCCATGCTGTTCTAATTGCAAGTGGGGTCGCATTGGCGACCGCAAGGGGTAAGTGGAAAAAGTGGAAAGAGTTTTTGTCGACTTTTTATTACTGGGCCTTGTTTAGCTGTTTCTATGAGTATATTTCCTATATCGGAAACAAACACTTGTGGGAATTTGACAACAATTTTATCAGTTTATTCGTAACGGAAACACTATATACGTTTATTTTTTACCCAAGCATGATTGTCTTGTTCCTCGGGAGTTTTCCAGAAGAAAGAACTAAAAGGTTCTGGTACTACTTAAAGTGGATATCTTTGTCGGTCATTATAGAGGCGATAGGACTCAAAATAGGAGCTATCAAATTCGCAAACGGCTGGTCTATGGGCTGGGAAGTGTTTTTCTACAGCACGATGTATCCCATGCTCAGGCTCCACTATAGGAATCCTTTGATTGCTCTAATTTTATCCGTATTTTTTGTCTTTTTTTATTTAATGATCTTTGACTACCGTCTTTTTTAA
- a CDS encoding DUF6044 family protein: MSYFQYKERKLIIFSLIVISLFLSPYFILGDGAHIRVHDNLDSNLAWYKVLVDSGQINGSLQSRIPQIINGLPRNALGTEYSLIVWLHVWFPTMIAYGISQAITRFFAFLGMYLVLKDHFIKDDDLSLIRIGSALAFALTPFWPSGMLSTLGMPLALWAFLHIRNGRGNWLHYFALTLLPFYSSIVLGFFFFLSAMGLFWLSDVIRGKGWNWRFFRAIAYMTAVYLITDYRLVYSFLFDGEPNSRDEYFHARLSFWHSVKLTLKNYLFGHTHVMTVHTLVILPVIFAALFLIWKQSKWVKERIFVFLFVLNFVLSAWYAFWFYKGWLPLTEKFHFLDTFNFARYHFLRPLVLYLLFAIGLKILSDNKILRKIVPWLVAAQIILLMFTNEEIVHRKKPSVRQFYAEEQFNEIKKHIGKPQYSYRVASIGLHPAIAQFNGFYTLDTYNNFYPLSYKYQFRKIIEKELDKNKRIRIYFDEWGGRCYLFTDEIGKHYLFKKTTKRRIENIDLNLEHFKQMGGRFIFSSVPIENEMENNMKLDKVFTSKDSAWKIYLYEAL, encoded by the coding sequence TTGTCTTACTTTCAGTATAAAGAGAGAAAACTCATCATATTTTCACTCATTGTGATTTCACTCTTTCTATCTCCCTATTTTATTTTAGGAGACGGTGCCCATATTCGGGTCCATGACAATCTTGACTCAAATTTGGCGTGGTACAAGGTATTGGTCGATAGTGGACAGATTAATGGGTCATTACAATCCAGAATTCCTCAAATCATTAATGGACTGCCAAGGAATGCACTTGGAACCGAGTACAGTCTGATTGTCTGGTTGCATGTATGGTTTCCGACGATGATTGCCTATGGAATAAGTCAGGCTATCACCAGATTTTTTGCCTTTCTCGGAATGTACTTAGTTTTGAAGGACCACTTTATCAAGGATGATGACCTTAGCCTGATTAGAATCGGGTCTGCACTTGCATTTGCCCTAACGCCCTTTTGGCCGTCGGGGATGCTAAGTACATTGGGTATGCCTCTTGCACTATGGGCTTTTTTGCATATCAGGAATGGAAGGGGTAATTGGCTGCATTATTTTGCTCTGACGCTTTTGCCATTTTACTCAAGTATTGTTCTGGGCTTTTTCTTTTTCCTCAGTGCAATGGGTTTATTCTGGCTTAGTGATGTTATTCGAGGCAAAGGATGGAACTGGAGATTCTTCAGAGCAATAGCTTATATGACCGCTGTTTACTTAATCACTGATTACAGACTGGTATACTCCTTTCTATTCGATGGTGAGCCGAATAGCAGGGATGAATATTTTCATGCCCGCCTGTCTTTCTGGCATTCTGTCAAACTTACCTTGAAAAATTACTTGTTTGGACATACCCATGTAATGACAGTACATACCCTTGTTATTTTGCCGGTCATATTTGCTGCACTGTTTCTTATTTGGAAGCAAAGTAAATGGGTGAAAGAGCGTATATTTGTTTTCTTATTTGTGCTGAATTTCGTTTTATCTGCCTGGTATGCCTTTTGGTTTTATAAAGGGTGGCTACCTTTAACGGAGAAATTCCATTTTCTTGATACATTTAATTTTGCCAGGTATCACTTTTTGCGTCCATTAGTATTGTACCTGTTGTTTGCGATTGGCCTGAAGATACTCTCGGATAATAAAATATTGAGAAAAATTGTCCCCTGGTTGGTGGCTGCACAAATTATATTACTGATGTTTACAAATGAAGAGATTGTTCATCGCAAAAAGCCGAGTGTTCGGCAGTTTTATGCAGAGGAGCAATTTAATGAAATTAAAAAACACATAGGAAAACCTCAATATAGCTATCGTGTAGCCAGTATAGGATTACATCCAGCAATAGCACAATTTAATGGATTTTACACACTGGACACCTACAATAATTTTTATCCTCTGAGTTATAAATATCAATTCAGGAAAATTATCGAAAAAGAACTAGACAAAAACAAACGCATCAGAATTTATTTCGATGAGTGGGGCGGACGTTGCTATCTCTTTACTGATGAAATAGGAAAGCATTATCTGTTTAAAAAAACAACAAAAAGAAGAATCGAAAATATTGATTTAAATCTAGAGCACTTCAAACAAATGGGTGGGAGATTTATCTTTTCTTCCGTTCCGATTGAAAACGAAATGGAAAATAACATGAAGCTAGATAAAGTCTTCACTTCAAAGGACAGCGCTTGGAAAATTTACCTCTATGAAGCTCTATAA
- a CDS encoding glycosyltransferase family 2 protein has translation MNMPILTIIVPCFNEEEVLEETINQLTTKLSELVTDYMVSEKSKILFVDDGSMDRTWHLIYKASLNNEMVKGLKLSRNAGHQNALLAGLFSAKEASDCIVTIDADLQDDIHAITEMVIKFNEGYEVVYGVRSSRERDTLFKRFTAEGFYKLMDKLGVKLVFNHADFRLMGKRAVEELEHFAESNMFLRGIVPLIGFNSTSVYYERKERVAGETKYPLRKMLAFAFDGITSFSVTPIRFVMLVGCLSFFVSLVFGLYFLSLKLFGNTELGWTSLITSIWLIGGLQLIALGLVGEYIGKIYKETKRRPKYIIDVDLFNLPATRKLMNMEGADHESIVENWKLSENN, from the coding sequence ATGAATATGCCGATTTTAACAATTATCGTTCCTTGTTTTAATGAGGAAGAAGTTTTGGAAGAGACTATTAATCAGTTAACAACAAAGCTTAGTGAACTGGTCACCGATTATATGGTATCAGAAAAAAGCAAAATCTTATTCGTCGATGATGGCAGCATGGATAGGACTTGGCACTTGATTTATAAGGCAAGTTTGAACAACGAAATGGTAAAAGGTCTAAAGCTCTCGAGAAATGCAGGGCATCAAAATGCTCTGCTTGCCGGACTTTTTTCAGCCAAAGAGGCTTCTGATTGCATAGTAACCATTGATGCGGATCTGCAGGATGATATTCACGCCATTACCGAGATGGTCATAAAGTTCAACGAGGGCTACGAGGTTGTTTATGGTGTGCGTAGCAGCAGGGAGCGTGACACATTATTCAAACGTTTTACTGCAGAAGGTTTTTACAAACTAATGGATAAGCTTGGAGTCAAACTTGTCTTCAACCATGCTGATTTTCGTTTGATGGGCAAGAGGGCGGTTGAAGAATTGGAGCATTTTGCTGAAAGCAATATGTTTCTCCGAGGGATTGTGCCCTTAATCGGTTTTAACTCAACCTCTGTTTACTATGAAAGGAAGGAAAGGGTTGCGGGGGAAACAAAGTATCCATTAAGAAAAATGCTGGCGTTTGCCTTTGACGGAATCACTTCTTTTTCGGTTACACCGATAAGATTCGTCATGCTTGTAGGGTGCCTCTCATTTTTTGTAAGCCTTGTTTTCGGTCTTTACTTCCTTTCCCTGAAGCTGTTCGGTAACACAGAACTTGGATGGACTTCGTTGATCACATCGATTTGGCTAATTGGAGGGCTGCAATTAATTGCACTGGGACTAGTAGGAGAATATATTGGCAAAATCTATAAGGAAACTAAGCGGAGGCCAAAGTATATTATCGATGTCGATCTCTTTAATCTGCCAGCAACCAGAAAACTGATGAACATGGAAGGAGCAGACCATGAGTCAATCGTTGAAAATTGGAAGCTATCTGAGAATAACTAA
- a CDS encoding GtrA family protein, protein MGLILILKNGLEWLYWYATFTGNAIGAAVSYLLNRTFTFNSKVPFQIGGPRFFLVVLACYFLSFTVSHLITRTIDSSIVWHFYIDSDNIAILLGGPPIHDHELYRTKNLCF, encoded by the coding sequence ATGGGACTTATCCTGATACTGAAAAATGGATTGGAATGGCTATATTGGTATGCGACGTTCACCGGAAATGCTATAGGGGCTGCTGTAAGCTATCTATTGAATCGAACGTTTACATTTAATAGCAAGGTTCCCTTTCAGATTGGGGGACCAAGATTTTTTTTAGTGGTCCTGGCATGTTACTTCCTTTCATTCACTGTCAGCCACTTAATAACAAGAACAATCGACTCCTCAATAGTGTGGCATTTCTATATAGATTCCGATAATATTGCGATTCTACTCGGGGGCCCTCCTATACACGATCACGAACTATATCGGACAAAAAACCTTTGTTTTTAA
- a CDS encoding undecaprenyl-diphosphate phosphatase: MNIWELFVAFILGLVEGLTEFAPVSSTGHMIIVDDLLLHSKQLFTEPVANTFKVVIQLGSILAVVIVFKERFINLLALKRGVSIGDSTGRLSLPKVIVGLIPAGFTGVLFEDYIDEHLFSVETVIIGLVVGAFLLILADRLQPKQLKTEDVDQISFKQAFGVGLFQCLGLWPGFSRSGSTIAGGVLLGMSHRAASDFTFIMAVPIMLGASGISLLKNWKCFTIDALPFFSVGFISAFVFALIFIKFFLRLINKIKLVPFAIYRIILAAVIYFIFL, from the coding sequence ATGAACATTTGGGAATTATTTGTGGCATTTATACTAGGGTTAGTAGAAGGTTTAACTGAATTTGCTCCTGTTTCATCTACCGGTCATATGATTATTGTTGATGACCTGTTATTGCACTCTAAACAATTATTCACAGAACCAGTTGCCAATACCTTCAAAGTAGTCATTCAATTAGGATCTATATTAGCAGTGGTCATTGTATTTAAGGAGCGTTTCATTAATCTGTTAGCTCTTAAAAGAGGGGTTTCAATCGGAGATTCCACAGGCCGGTTAAGTCTGCCTAAGGTAATTGTTGGTTTGATTCCTGCCGGGTTCACAGGTGTTTTATTTGAAGACTATATTGACGAACATCTTTTTTCGGTAGAAACAGTCATAATCGGTTTAGTAGTCGGTGCATTCCTATTAATTCTCGCAGACCGTCTGCAGCCGAAACAACTTAAGACTGAAGATGTTGATCAAATCAGCTTTAAACAAGCATTTGGAGTAGGTTTGTTCCAATGTCTCGGATTATGGCCTGGGTTCTCAAGATCAGGTTCTACCATTGCCGGAGGAGTTCTTCTTGGTATGAGCCATCGAGCAGCATCCGATTTCACTTTCATCATGGCGGTTCCTATCATGCTGGGTGCCAGTGGAATATCCCTGTTGAAAAATTGGAAGTGTTTTACGATTGATGCACTGCCATTTTTCAGCGTAGGCTTCATCAGCGCGTTCGTCTTTGCTTTAATATTCATTAAGTTCTTTTTGAGGTTAATCAACAAAATTAAATTGGTGCCTTTTGCGATTTATCGAATCATATTGGCAGCTGTGATTTATTTTATTTTTCTGTAA
- a CDS encoding YpzG family protein encodes MSYKDHLDPHSELFHHAWTRRKRLNSQVNGQTQVTKNTILARGNAKAHRW; translated from the coding sequence ATGAGTTACAAAGATCATTTGGATCCGCACTCAGAACTTTTCCACCACGCTTGGACAAGGCGCAAGCGATTGAATTCTCAAGTGAATGGACAGACACAGGTCACGAAGAACACCATTCTTGCGAGAGGGAACGCGAAAGCCCACCGCTGGTAA
- a CDS encoding ABC transporter ATP-binding protein produces the protein MSQFALEVKALTKTIGKKTIVDDVSFQVERGEIFGLLGPNGAGKTTIIRMIVSLINRTGGTALINGYDLDDSFTEAMNELGAIVENPEFYKYLSGYKNLRHYARMALSDITEERINEVTDLVGLENAIHDKVRTYSLGMRQRLGVAQAILHKPSILILDEPTNGLDPQGIREFRDYLRLLASQGTSILVSSHLLSEMQLMCDRFAIIEKGKLIHISSMHDNESSEAKTVNTIEVELSNPVLASKLLTENMADVKVTSSKGSRLTLSVRKEQIPMINRLFVENEIDVFEILNVKATLEDRFLEITNKDKKEQMV, from the coding sequence ATGTCGCAATTTGCCCTTGAGGTAAAAGCGTTAACAAAGACAATTGGTAAAAAAACAATTGTTGATGATGTGAGTTTTCAAGTGGAACGGGGTGAAATATTTGGACTACTTGGTCCTAACGGTGCAGGGAAAACAACAATTATACGAATGATTGTTAGTCTTATCAATCGTACTGGCGGCACCGCCCTGATAAATGGCTATGATTTGGATGATTCATTTACAGAAGCAATGAACGAATTAGGAGCAATTGTGGAAAATCCGGAATTCTATAAATACCTTAGTGGATATAAAAATCTCAGGCATTACGCTCGTATGGCTTTAAGCGATATTACTGAAGAGCGGATCAATGAAGTGACTGATCTGGTAGGTCTTGAAAATGCTATCCATGATAAAGTGCGTACCTATTCCTTAGGGATGCGGCAACGTCTGGGGGTTGCACAAGCAATTTTACATAAGCCTTCTATTCTTATACTCGATGAACCAACAAACGGACTGGATCCTCAGGGTATCCGTGAGTTCAGGGATTATTTGCGCTTGCTCGCAAGCCAGGGGACATCTATATTAGTTTCTTCTCACTTATTGTCAGAAATGCAACTCATGTGCGACAGGTTTGCGATTATTGAAAAGGGAAAACTGATCCATATATCTTCCATGCATGATAATGAAAGCTCGGAGGCTAAAACGGTAAATACAATAGAAGTGGAATTATCGAATCCAGTCCTTGCTTCCAAACTTTTGACAGAAAACATGGCTGATGTGAAAGTGACTTCCAGTAAAGGCTCGCGTCTGACCTTATCTGTGCGAAAAGAACAGATACCAATGATTAACAGGCTATTTGTTGAAAATGAAATAGATGTCTTTGAAATTTTAAATGTGAAAGCAACTCTAGAAGACCGCTTCTTGGAAATCACAAATAAAGATAAAAAGGAGCAAATGGTATGA
- a CDS encoding ABC transporter permease — protein sequence MIPLIQNELMKIFGKMASWIYMIIIVLAVLIAGIIYSKFSADPNPNWKQDTQAEITMLENQMASASGDEKKMIQNQIDQTQEFLDQDINPNAKTNWHFMNDVVVGVSSLVTLFVVIVGSANVAAEFSDGTIKQLLIRPHQRWRILLSKYIAVIIYALLLVLTLIVSGYIIGLLLFGSGDFNMKIFEFTLEGRKVAIVGTQFLLKMLYFIPSLLIIMTIAFMLSTLFKSQALAVGIGIFVLFFSSTLGGIILMLADKYAWAKLLIFPHLDLTVYALQDKILENITLPVSLSILAVYYAVFMMLTFFFFQKRDISI from the coding sequence ATGATTCCTTTAATACAAAATGAATTGATGAAAATTTTCGGCAAAATGGCAAGCTGGATATATATGATAATTATAGTTCTGGCAGTTTTAATTGCAGGAATTATTTATTCTAAATTCAGTGCAGACCCGAACCCCAATTGGAAACAGGATACACAGGCTGAAATTACGATGCTCGAAAACCAAATGGCATCTGCTTCTGGTGACGAAAAGAAAATGATTCAAAACCAAATTGATCAGACCCAGGAATTCCTGGATCAGGACATTAATCCGAATGCGAAAACCAATTGGCATTTTATGAATGATGTTGTTGTAGGTGTCAGTTCACTGGTCACTTTGTTCGTAGTAATTGTCGGCAGTGCCAATGTTGCGGCAGAGTTCTCTGATGGAACGATCAAGCAGCTTTTAATCCGTCCGCATCAAAGATGGCGAATCCTGTTGTCAAAGTACATAGCTGTCATTATTTATGCATTATTACTTGTGCTGACATTGATTGTATCTGGCTATATAATTGGATTGCTTCTATTTGGCAGTGGTGATTTCAATATGAAGATCTTTGAATTCACACTGGAAGGAAGAAAAGTGGCAATTGTCGGTACACAATTTTTGTTGAAAATGCTTTACTTCATACCTAGCCTTCTGATCATAATGACGATTGCTTTTATGCTGTCTACATTGTTTAAAAGCCAGGCTCTTGCAGTTGGAATAGGGATTTTTGTCCTTTTCTTCTCGTCAACACTAGGTGGAATTATCCTGATGCTTGCTGACAAGTATGCTTGGGCGAAATTATTGATTTTCCCGCATCTGGATTTGACAGTCTATGCTCTTCAGGATAAAATTCTTGAGAATATCACATTGCCGGTATCACTTTCGATACTTGCAGTGTACTACGCAGTATTTATGATGCTCACCTTTTTCTTTTTTCAAAAGAGGGATATCAGTATTTAA
- a CDS encoding GNAT family N-acetyltransferase — protein MNPILLDFPTEFETDRLLIRMPLAGDGAVTCESINASLKELQPWMPFAQKEQSVEEAEVVIRQGYLNFLNRTDLRLLVFKKDTGEFVASSGLHRINWDVPKFEIGYWIDTRYSRQGYMTEAVQGITDFAVRELKARRIEIRCDTLNIKSKAIPEKLGFSLDGILKNDSISVDGELRNTCIYSKIF, from the coding sequence TTGAATCCTATCTTATTGGATTTTCCAACTGAATTTGAGACAGACCGGCTTTTGATCAGGATGCCGCTGGCTGGTGATGGTGCTGTCACATGTGAATCAATCAATGCATCTTTAAAAGAACTTCAGCCCTGGATGCCATTTGCCCAAAAAGAACAAAGTGTTGAAGAAGCAGAAGTGGTAATCAGACAAGGCTATTTGAATTTTTTAAATCGCACAGACCTGAGGCTGCTTGTATTCAAAAAAGACACCGGGGAATTTGTCGCCTCATCAGGTTTACATAGAATAAACTGGGACGTCCCAAAATTCGAAATCGGTTATTGGATTGATACTCGCTATAGCAGACAGGGATATATGACAGAGGCTGTTCAGGGAATCACAGACTTTGCTGTTAGGGAGCTTAAAGCACGGAGAATCGAAATTCGCTGTGATACATTGAATATTAAAAGCAAAGCTATCCCGGAAAAATTAGGCTTTTCTCTCGACGGCATATTAAAGAATGATTCAATTTCAGTTGACGGTGAGTTAAGGAATACCTGTATTTATTCTAAAATATTCTAA
- a CDS encoding DUF421 domain-containing protein: MKLLHETFILLGRVVTILPLMLFATLFMGRRSIGELPVFDFLILLAFGAVVGADIADPKIPHIHTGIAIILIALLQKLVAYLKIKNRKIGHILTFEPITVIHEGKFIVENLRKTQYSIDNILLLLREKDIFNVQDVRMGILEGNGNLSIMKKTEKATVTLEDMNLSKSAEDFAMPLIIDGKLYKKILYRLNLDEKWLMDKLAEESIHNLKDVFFASITEGKSLHITLKNQSAINIPPIYH, encoded by the coding sequence ATGAAACTTCTACACGAAACATTCATTCTCTTAGGCAGGGTGGTCACTATTTTGCCGTTGATGTTGTTTGCGACTTTGTTTATGGGGAGACGTTCAATAGGAGAGTTGCCTGTTTTTGACTTTTTAATACTACTCGCTTTCGGCGCAGTCGTTGGAGCAGACATTGCAGATCCGAAGATTCCTCATATCCATACCGGAATTGCAATTATCTTAATAGCATTGCTACAAAAGCTGGTAGCCTACCTGAAAATTAAAAACAGGAAAATAGGGCATATACTAACATTTGAACCAATCACAGTCATTCATGAAGGAAAATTTATTGTGGAGAATCTACGTAAAACACAGTATTCAATCGATAATATTTTATTATTGTTGCGTGAGAAAGACATTTTTAATGTTCAGGATGTAAGAATGGGAATCCTCGAAGGTAACGGGAATTTATCTATCATGAAAAAAACAGAAAAAGCGACAGTCACTCTCGAAGATATGAATTTATCCAAGTCTGCTGAGGATTTCGCCATGCCATTAATAATAGACGGTAAATTGTACAAGAAAATTCTCTACCGGCTTAACTTGGATGAGAAGTGGCTGATGGATAAATTAGCAGAGGAGTCAATTCATAATTTAAAGGATGTATTTTTTGCTTCCATCACAGAAGGGAAATCGCTGCATATCACTTTAAAGAATCAATCGGCTATAAATATACCGCCAATTTATCACTGA